The DNA region GGTCTGCTGGTGGCGCTCCAGGCTGGATCCGCTTCGTTCGGGGGGTTCGCCGTCCTGGTAGGCACCGCCCTTGCCCTCCTTCTGGCCTTCCTCGCACTGGCCTACCTGCTCGGGGTGGTCTTCCTGGACCGCCTTCGCGCCATGGGGGCCGCGATAGTTCTTTGGTTCTTGACGGTCGTGGGGTACGACCTCGGGGTGATCGGCCTGAGCTCGCTGCTCAAGGGCGTGGCCCTCAAGTCCGTGCTGTTGCCGGCGATCCTGCTGAACCCGGTCGATACCGGCCGCGTCGTGGTGACCCTGGCCGGCGGCCGCGGGGCGCTCTTCGGGCCGGCAGGGGCCACCCTGGTCGACGTGTTCGGCCGCCCGACCGGTGCCGCCCTGGCGGTCGCGGCCATGATGCTACACGCGCTTGTACCCCTGGTCGCCGCGGTGTTGGTGTTCAGACGACGGGATCTGTAGACGGCCGACGGCAACATCCGTGGCGATCCGCGTATCATGCGGGCCGCTTTGCCTTCTCGTAGACCGTATCCAGTACGTCGTAGAGGACCGGAATGACAACCATGGTGAGCATGGTGCCCGCCGCCAGGCCTCCCATCACCGCCACCGCCAAGGGAGAGAACCTCTCCGCCCCCAATGCCCACTCCAGCGCAAGGGGAGTCATGCCGACGATCGTCGACAGCGAGGTCATCATGATCGGCCGGAACCGCGTCCGAAGGGCGGCCAGAAGGGCCTCGGTGCGGGGAGCGCCCGCCTCGCGGCGCTGCCGGGTGAAATCGATGAGGATGATCGAATTGTTGACGACGATTCCGACCAGCATGATCAACCCGATCATCACCGGCATGCTCACCGGCATGCCGGCCAGCAGAAGGCCCCCGGCAGCGCCGATGAGCGTCAAGGGGATGGCGGCCATCACCGTGAGCGGGTGCAGGAAGGAACGGAACTGGGCCAGCAGGACCAGGTAGATGGCCAGCACGGCGACACCCAGCGCGCCCAGCAGTTCGTTCCTCGCTTCCTTCATGTCCGCATCTTCGCCCGCCAGGCCTACGCGGTATCCTTCCGGCACGACCAGGCTCTTCAACGCCTCTTGGATGTCGGCCGTCACGAAGTTCAGGGGACGTCCCTGGTGCAGCGACCTGATTTCCAGGTTGGGAAGCAGATTCTCCCTCGTCACGAGGCCCTGGATCACCTGTTCCTTCGCCGTGGCGAGGGAACCCAAGCGCACGGGCGTTTCCATCGCCGGGGAATCCAATCGAACGGCGAAGGCGTCGTCGCGGCTCGCGCGA from bacterium includes:
- a CDS encoding ABC transporter permease, which translates into the protein MNGCLTVARESLRRVAAARAILLFAVLFAAMAVGLSYFGLAGQRAAGFQGFARLTASLLNLTVYVVPLMALMVGTTEVAGRLHQLSVVLAQPVGRTAVLVGSYLGVASALAASLAIGLGAAGLLVALQAGSASFGGFAVLVGTALALLLAFLALAYLLGVVFLDRLRAMGAAIVLWFLTVVGYDLGVIGLSSLLKGVALKSVLLPAILLNPVDTGRVVVTLAGGRGALFGPAGATLVDVFGRPTGAALAVAAMMLHALVPLVAAVLVFRRRDL